A single genomic interval of Malania oleifera isolate guangnan ecotype guangnan chromosome 11, ASM2987363v1, whole genome shotgun sequence harbors:
- the LOC131168287 gene encoding uncharacterized protein LOC131168287 yields the protein MQTQQKALEPQQSLQVPTSGSLSFNSNLSREDEEVSRSALSTFRAKEEEIEKKKIEVRDKVHAQLGRVEEETKRLALIREELEALADPMKKEVALVRKKIDSVNRELKPLGQSCQKKEREYKEALEAFNDKNREKVQLINKLMELVSESERLRMRKLEELSKSIDSMHQNNLMMITN from the exons ATGCAAACGCAGCAGAAGGCGTTAGAGCCGCAGCAATCTCTGCAGGTGCCCACCTCCGGAAGCCTCAGCTTCAACAGCAACCTGTCGAGGGAAGATGAGGAGGTTTCCAGGTCCGCCCTTTCTACTTTCCGAGCGAAGGAAGAAGAGATCGAAAAGAAGAAGATTGAGGTTAGGGACAAAGTTCATGCGCAGCTCGGTCGCGTTGAAGAAGAAACCAAGCGCTTGGCCTTGATTCGGGAG GAGCTTGAAGCACTGGCGGATCCCATGAAGAAGGAAGTTGCGCTGGTTCGTAAGAAGATCGATTCAGTTAACCGAGAGTTGAAGCCCCTGGGGCAAAGCTGCCAGAAAAAG GAAAGGGAATACAAGGAAGCACTCGAAGCATTCAACGACAAGAACAGGGAAAAAGTACAGCTAATTAACAAATTAATGGAG CTGGTGAGCGAAAGCGAGAGATTGAGGATGAGGAAGCTGGAGGAGCTGAGTAAGAGCATTGATTCGATGCACCAAAATAACCTCATGATGATAaccaattaa